One Nitrospirota bacterium genomic region harbors:
- a CDS encoding CYCYC family (seleno)protein → MGKGNAKRKKAAQARQARKKSTGRILWGVAALAALVLVLAFGGVFPTNGSAQGRSFSVQGGETRPVVNPTYYVGAARAAYTVAQSHREVLDGVYCYCYCDQPPFYHKSLLSCFVDNHAST, encoded by the coding sequence ATGGGGAAAGGTAACGCAAAACGGAAGAAGGCCGCCCAGGCCCGGCAGGCCCGCAAGAAAAGCACGGGCCGGATTCTCTGGGGCGTGGCCGCGCTGGCGGCCCTTGTCCTGGTGCTGGCCTTCGGGGGGGTCTTCCCCACCAACGGCTCGGCGCAGGGACGGTCTTTTTCGGTACAAGGGGGCGAGACCCGGCCCGTGGTCAATCCCACCTATTACGTGGGCGCTGCCCGGGCAGCCTACACCGTGGCCCAGAGCCACAGGGAGGTCCTCGACGGGGTCTACTGCTACTGCTACTGCGACCAGCCGCCCTTCTACCACAAGAGCCTTCTCAGCTGTTTCGTGGACAACCACGCCTCCACGTGA